Proteins encoded within one genomic window of Streptomyces sp. NBC_00523:
- a CDS encoding maleylpyruvate isomerase family mycothiol-dependent enzyme, with product MTSPHDFPSLLRLIDERSAAFRAAIASAPGFDAPVPGCPGWNLYDLAQHLGGGDRYWADILKAGPAAAPPAEALAARAALVAPRDPEALVAWLAESTGQLLDTLRDAGPEHGCWTWWPAGRTPQNAWGVARHRVQESAVHTYDAQCALGAPEPLPEAVGLDGVEEFLFTCVATPSPWPHAPAAFDFHASEGRSWRLVVDADGARPDRIPAPTAEGAGTAGVAARGPAGDLVLYLYDRIPADALRIEGDGKLFDLLRDWEPEA from the coding sequence GTGACCTCACCTCATGACTTCCCCTCCCTGCTGCGGCTCATCGACGAGCGGTCCGCGGCCTTTCGTGCCGCGATAGCCTCCGCGCCAGGCTTCGACGCGCCCGTGCCGGGCTGCCCCGGCTGGAATCTGTACGACCTCGCCCAGCACCTGGGCGGCGGTGACCGCTACTGGGCCGACATCCTCAAGGCCGGCCCCGCCGCCGCCCCGCCCGCCGAGGCCCTGGCCGCCCGCGCCGCCCTCGTCGCGCCGCGCGACCCGGAAGCGCTGGTGGCCTGGCTCGCCGAGTCCACGGGGCAACTGCTCGACACGCTCCGGGACGCGGGTCCGGAGCACGGCTGCTGGACCTGGTGGCCGGCGGGCCGGACGCCGCAGAACGCCTGGGGTGTCGCCCGCCACCGGGTGCAGGAGAGCGCGGTGCACACGTACGACGCCCAGTGCGCCCTGGGTGCACCGGAGCCGCTGCCGGAGGCGGTGGGGCTCGACGGTGTCGAGGAGTTCCTGTTCACCTGCGTCGCGACGCCGAGCCCCTGGCCGCATGCGCCGGCGGCCTTCGACTTCCACGCCTCCGAGGGCCGCTCCTGGCGCCTCGTGGTCGACGCCGACGGCGCCCGCCCCGACCGCATTCCCGCGCCCACCGCCGAGGGCGCCGGCACGGCCGGGGTGGCCGCCCGGGGTCCGGCCGGCGACCTGGTCCTCTATCTGTACGACCGGATCCCGGCGGACGCCCTGCGGATCGAGGGGGACGGGAAGCTGTTCGACCTGCTGCGGGACTGGGAGCCGGAGGCTTAG
- a CDS encoding acyl-CoA-like ligand-binding transcription factor, with protein sequence MSDDPPLGLRERKKRATRDALAGAALRMAADRGFEHVTVEAVTEAVGVSVRTFFNYFPCLEDAITRPAQENAERTRRAVLNAPEHLTALDALSEAIAQELASIEEDHERWELQLEVLKKSPALLPNFLAARGADETAMVAVVAERLGQDPETDLYPRLLAHVAVAAVRAAVEVWVATGRTRTFQSLYREAFASLAAGLKG encoded by the coding sequence ATGAGCGACGATCCGCCCCTGGGGCTGCGTGAACGCAAGAAGCGCGCCACGCGTGACGCCCTGGCGGGCGCGGCCCTGCGCATGGCCGCGGACCGGGGCTTCGAGCACGTGACCGTGGAAGCGGTCACGGAGGCGGTCGGCGTCTCCGTGCGCACGTTCTTCAACTACTTCCCGTGCCTGGAGGACGCGATCACGCGCCCCGCCCAGGAGAACGCCGAGCGGACCCGCCGGGCCGTGCTCAACGCCCCCGAGCACCTCACCGCGCTCGACGCCCTCAGCGAGGCCATCGCCCAGGAGCTCGCCTCCATCGAGGAGGACCACGAGCGCTGGGAGCTCCAGCTGGAGGTGCTGAAGAAGAGCCCGGCCCTGCTCCCCAACTTCCTGGCCGCCCGGGGCGCCGACGAGACCGCCATGGTCGCCGTCGTCGCCGAACGCCTCGGCCAGGACCCCGAGACCGACCTGTATCCCCGGCTCCTCGCGCACGTGGCCGTCGCCGCCGTGCGGGCCGCCGTCGAGGTCTGGGTGGCCACGGGCCGTACCCGTACCTTCCAGAGCCTGTACCGCGAGGCGTTCGCCTCGCTGGCCGCCGGTCTGAAGGGCTGA
- a CDS encoding MDR family MFS transporter, with product MTAAVTPETGAAGTTEGTASGMTRRQILQAMSGLMAGMFVAILASTVVSNALPRIIADLHGTQSSYTWVVTAELLAMTATVPIWGKLSDLYDKKLLIQLSLSMFVVGSLVAGFSHSVGLLIVSRVVQGIGAGGLTALAQVVMAAIIPPRELGRYSGIFGAVFAVGTVAGPLIGGVLVDTSWLGWRWCFFIGVPFALLAIVLLQLTLKLPTIRREVRIDYVGAVLIMSGVSSLLLWVTLAGNRFDWASWQTAALVSAGVILLATAVWVESRVAEPIIPLDIFRNRTVALTTVASLLVGVAMFGGTVFLSQYFQISLGKSPTIAGLMSLPMILGLMVSTTVAGQIISSRGKWKGFLIAGGVIMTAGMGLLSTIGADSSFGLLSVYMVVLGVGVGMLMQNLVLAAQNDVPASELGAATSVLSFFRSLGGAIGTSALGAVLGHRVAEELKKGFGGAAGGGTGGGVPELSKLPEPARVIVENAYGVATADVFLIGAPFAFLALVAVLFIKEKPLRTQSGMERLAEETAAAQPAAH from the coding sequence ATGACCGCTGCCGTCACACCCGAAACCGGCGCCGCCGGTACGACCGAGGGGACCGCGTCAGGCATGACGCGCCGCCAGATACTCCAGGCCATGTCGGGCCTGATGGCCGGCATGTTCGTCGCCATCCTGGCCTCGACGGTCGTCTCCAACGCCCTGCCCCGGATCATCGCCGACCTGCACGGCACCCAGTCCTCGTACACCTGGGTCGTCACCGCCGAACTCCTCGCCATGACGGCGACCGTGCCGATCTGGGGCAAGCTCTCCGATCTGTACGACAAGAAGCTGCTCATCCAGCTCTCGCTGTCGATGTTCGTCGTCGGCTCGCTCGTCGCGGGCTTCTCGCACAGCGTCGGGCTGCTCATCGTCAGCCGTGTCGTGCAGGGCATCGGCGCGGGCGGTCTCACCGCGCTCGCCCAAGTCGTGATGGCGGCGATCATCCCGCCGCGCGAACTCGGCCGCTACTCCGGCATCTTCGGCGCCGTCTTCGCCGTCGGCACGGTCGCGGGCCCGCTGATCGGCGGGGTCCTGGTGGACACCTCCTGGCTGGGCTGGCGCTGGTGCTTCTTCATCGGCGTGCCGTTCGCACTGCTCGCGATCGTGCTGCTCCAGCTGACCCTGAAACTGCCCACGATCCGCCGCGAGGTGAGGATCGACTACGTCGGCGCCGTCCTCATCATGAGCGGGGTCAGCTCGCTGCTGCTGTGGGTGACCCTCGCGGGCAACCGCTTCGACTGGGCGTCCTGGCAGACCGCCGCGCTCGTCTCCGCCGGTGTGATCCTCCTGGCCACCGCGGTGTGGGTGGAGTCCCGGGTGGCGGAGCCGATCATCCCGCTGGACATCTTCCGCAACCGCACGGTCGCGCTGACGACCGTGGCGAGCCTGCTGGTCGGTGTCGCCATGTTCGGCGGCACGGTGTTCCTCTCCCAGTACTTCCAGATCTCGCTGGGCAAGTCCCCGACGATCGCGGGGCTGATGAGCCTGCCGATGATCCTCGGCCTGATGGTCTCGACGACCGTGGCCGGCCAGATCATCTCCTCCCGGGGCAAGTGGAAGGGCTTCCTCATCGCGGGCGGCGTCATCATGACCGCGGGCATGGGGCTGCTCTCCACGATCGGCGCCGACTCGTCGTTCGGCCTGCTCAGCGTCTACATGGTGGTCCTCGGCGTCGGCGTCGGCATGCTGATGCAGAACCTCGTGCTGGCCGCCCAGAACGACGTGCCCGCCTCCGAACTCGGCGCGGCCACCTCGGTCCTGTCGTTCTTCCGCAGCCTCGGCGGCGCCATCGGTACGAGCGCGCTCGGCGCGGTCCTCGGCCACCGGGTGGCCGAGGAGCTGAAGAAGGGCTTCGGCGGGGCGGCCGGGGGCGGCACCGGCGGCGGTGTCCCCGAACTCAGCAAGCTGCCGGAGCCGGCGCGCGTCATCGTGGAGAACGCGTACGGCGTCGCCACCGCCGACGTCTTCCTGATCGGCGCCCCCTTCGCGTTCCTGGCGCTCGTCGCGGTGCTCTTCATCAAGGAGAAGCCGCTGCGCACCCAGAGCGGCATGGAGCGCCTCGCGGAGGAAACCGCGGCGGCCCAGCCCGCCGCGCACTGA
- a CDS encoding LysR family transcriptional regulator — translation MLNLERLRTLDALARLGSVSGAAEGLHVTTSAVSQQMAKLEREVGQQLLARNGRGVRLTDAGRLLADHAARILSQVELAQSDIEAQRGEVVGEIRLGAFPTAARGLFPATLLALRTGHPELRVRTLELEPEAGIRAVLRGDIDLAVVLDWSNKRLPVPGGLTRAELLDDAPDIAMPSDHPLADRSEVDLEDFADDDWVSWPEGEFCYDWLMFTLRSKGIEPRIAHLAGEHHTQLALIAAGMGVCVAPRLGRGPVPDGVRLVPVRQLMRRHVHAVWRTDADRRPSVRAAVAALREAGRELDDPMGPES, via the coding sequence ATGTTGAACCTGGAGCGCCTGCGCACCCTGGACGCCCTGGCCAGGCTCGGCTCGGTCAGCGGCGCCGCCGAAGGGCTGCACGTCACGACGTCGGCCGTCTCGCAGCAGATGGCGAAGCTGGAGCGCGAGGTCGGCCAGCAGCTCCTCGCCAGGAACGGGCGCGGGGTGCGGCTCACCGACGCGGGGCGGCTGCTCGCCGACCACGCGGCGCGCATCCTCTCGCAGGTCGAGCTGGCCCAGTCCGACATCGAGGCCCAGCGCGGCGAGGTCGTGGGGGAGATCCGGCTCGGCGCGTTCCCCACGGCCGCGCGCGGCCTCTTCCCCGCCACGCTGCTCGCCCTGCGCACCGGCCACCCCGAACTGCGGGTGCGCACCCTGGAACTGGAGCCGGAGGCGGGAATCCGGGCGGTGCTCCGGGGCGACATCGATCTCGCCGTGGTCCTGGACTGGAGCAACAAGCGGCTCCCGGTGCCCGGTGGGCTGACCCGGGCCGAACTGCTGGACGACGCCCCGGACATCGCCATGCCGTCGGACCATCCGCTCGCCGACCGGTCCGAAGTGGACCTGGAGGACTTCGCGGACGACGACTGGGTGTCCTGGCCCGAGGGTGAGTTCTGCTACGACTGGCTGATGTTCACGCTCCGCTCCAAGGGCATCGAACCGCGCATCGCCCACCTCGCGGGCGAGCACCACACGCAACTCGCCCTGATCGCCGCCGGGATGGGAGTGTGCGTCGCGCCCCGGCTGGGGCGGGGGCCGGTGCCCGACGGGGTGCGGCTGGTGCCGGTGCGCCAGCTGATGCGCCGCCATGTCCACGCGGTGTGGCGGACGGACGCGGACCGGCGGCCCTCGGTCCGCGCGGCGGTCGCGGCACTGCGCGAGGCGGGGCGGGAACTGGACGACCCCATGGGGCCGGAAAGCTGA
- a CDS encoding DMT family transporter — protein sequence MSAPTAPRAIPEPCPTPAAPPPSANAPAPTRRPALDWRLRFAALSLIWGFSFLLIKVGTDAYAPFQVTLGRLLSGTAVLAVVMVVKRERLPRSTRTWGHLAVAAFFLNALPFSLFAYAELSIPSTLAGICNATSPLWGMALSLVALSEDRPTRRRVAGLGLGFLGVLTVLGAWQGFSGLDFSGTAMALLASLSYPVGWIYVRRTLAGSGASTLALTGSQLFLGTVQLAVVTPLFTTIPGGFPIVPTLAVVALGALGTGLAVLLQYGLVNEVGPTTAQMVTYFIPVIATAAGVAVLGERLSWNTPVGALIVLAGAALTQSRRRA from the coding sequence ATGAGCGCCCCGACCGCCCCGAGAGCCATCCCCGAGCCGTGCCCGACCCCGGCCGCACCGCCGCCCTCCGCCAACGCCCCCGCTCCCACCCGGCGGCCGGCCCTGGACTGGCGGCTGCGTTTCGCGGCGCTCTCGCTGATCTGGGGCTTCAGCTTCCTCCTGATCAAGGTGGGGACCGACGCGTACGCCCCGTTCCAGGTGACCCTGGGGCGGCTCCTGTCGGGCACGGCGGTCCTCGCGGTGGTCATGGTGGTGAAGCGGGAGCGGCTGCCGCGCTCGACCAGGACCTGGGGCCATCTCGCGGTGGCGGCGTTCTTCCTCAACGCCCTGCCGTTCTCCCTGTTCGCGTACGCCGAGCTGTCCATCCCGTCCACGCTGGCGGGCATCTGCAACGCGACCTCGCCGCTCTGGGGCATGGCGCTGTCCCTCGTCGCCCTCTCGGAGGACCGGCCGACCCGCCGCCGCGTCGCCGGTCTCGGCCTCGGCTTCCTCGGCGTGCTGACGGTGCTCGGTGCCTGGCAGGGCTTCTCCGGGCTGGACTTCAGCGGCACGGCGATGGCGCTCCTGGCCTCGCTGAGCTACCCGGTCGGCTGGATCTACGTGCGCCGGACGCTGGCCGGCAGCGGCGCGTCGACCCTCGCGCTCACCGGCAGCCAGCTCTTCCTGGGCACCGTGCAACTCGCGGTCGTCACCCCGCTGTTCACCACCATTCCGGGCGGCTTCCCCATCGTGCCCACCCTGGCCGTCGTCGCGCTCGGGGCGCTTGGCACGGGCCTTGCGGTGCTGCTCCAGTACGGCCTGGTCAACGAGGTCGGGCCGACGACCGCGCAGATGGTCACCTATTTCATCCCGGTCATCGCCACGGCGGCCGGAGTGGCCGTCCTCGGCGAGCGGCTCAGCTGGAACACCCCGGTCGGCGCGCTCATCGTCCTGGCCGGGGCCGCGCTCACCCAGAGCAGACGACGCGCCTGA